One Halobacterium zhouii genomic region harbors:
- a CDS encoding ABC transporter ATP-binding protein, giving the protein MLRTRELTRRFGGLVAVDHVDFELGADELCSLIGPNGAGKTTFFDLLTGALAPSEGAVELQTADGWRSVTDAEPAATARMGVHRSYQITNVFPTSTVLENVRVAVQAAADSGWHAHRNVHTFDEHYEDAYGILERVDLLEEAHTTAENLSHGAARQLEVGIALAGDPDVLLLDEPNAGVSSESVDRIVDLVEDVARDHAVLLVEHNMDIVMNVSDRVVVLDRGSVIADGPPETVRHDEDVRKAYLGGYEREEEGVA; this is encoded by the coding sequence ATGTTGCGAACGCGGGAACTGACCCGCCGGTTCGGGGGACTGGTCGCCGTCGACCACGTCGACTTCGAACTCGGCGCGGACGAACTGTGTTCGCTCATCGGCCCGAACGGCGCCGGGAAGACCACGTTCTTCGACCTGCTCACCGGCGCGCTCGCGCCCAGCGAGGGCGCCGTCGAACTCCAGACAGCGGACGGCTGGCGGTCGGTCACGGACGCCGAACCAGCGGCGACAGCGCGCATGGGCGTCCACCGTTCCTACCAGATCACGAACGTCTTCCCGACGAGTACCGTTCTAGAGAACGTACGCGTCGCGGTGCAGGCCGCCGCCGACTCCGGGTGGCACGCCCACCGGAACGTCCACACCTTCGACGAGCACTACGAGGACGCCTACGGGATTCTGGAGCGCGTCGACCTCCTCGAGGAGGCACACACCACTGCCGAGAATCTCAGCCACGGCGCCGCGCGGCAACTCGAGGTCGGCATCGCGCTCGCCGGCGACCCGGACGTGTTGTTGCTGGACGAACCGAACGCGGGCGTCTCCAGCGAGAGCGTCGACCGCATCGTCGACCTCGTGGAGGACGTCGCGCGCGACCACGCCGTGTTGCTGGTCGAACACAACATGGACATCGTGATGAACGTCAGCGACCGCGTGGTCGTGCTCGACCGCGGGTCGGTCATCGCCGACGGCCCACCCGAGACCGTGCGCCACGACGAAGACGTCAGGAAGGCATACCTCGGGGGCTACGAGCGAGAAGAGGAGGGAGTCGCGTGA
- a CDS encoding branched-chain amino acid ABC transporter permease: MTAVFYFGLFAMSFDFISGYTGYLSFGHATFYGAGGYFVILVANGKIPLLPPGTPFMVSVLLAGVLAALLAIAIGSVSFRLSGVYFAMITLGFAQVVYVFMRDWSYLGSNPRDGIAVSNQLHPTGFDVGVPFVDQLNLAIGPLRGDAVQWLFLDLAKTDVSYYMVGLVVLVCYLAMQRVLHSPFGRVLVAIRENEERARAVGYDTFRYKLAAFAISGFFAGVAGALFAGVRRSVSPDNSLYFLVSGDALLASIIGGFGTLAGPLYGWLFDRTLREFLSKTGGGGGLLPLLREYVPESVLGTPVFNGMTVGQGIETFLNGHASLYLGIVFVVFVLYVPGGLLGTIRNRLGGTVAKRLPDYLANLRR, encoded by the coding sequence ATGACCGCGGTCTTCTACTTCGGGCTGTTCGCGATGAGCTTCGACTTCATCAGCGGGTACACTGGCTACCTCTCGTTCGGACACGCCACGTTCTACGGCGCGGGCGGGTACTTCGTCATCCTCGTCGCCAACGGGAAGATACCACTCTTGCCCCCGGGCACGCCGTTCATGGTGAGCGTGCTGCTCGCAGGCGTGCTCGCCGCGCTGCTCGCGATCGCCATCGGGTCGGTGTCGTTCCGCCTCTCGGGCGTCTACTTCGCGATGATCACGCTCGGGTTCGCGCAGGTCGTGTACGTCTTCATGCGCGACTGGAGCTACCTCGGATCGAACCCCCGGGACGGCATCGCGGTCAGCAACCAGTTGCACCCGACCGGGTTCGACGTCGGCGTGCCGTTCGTCGACCAACTGAACCTCGCCATCGGGCCCCTGCGCGGCGACGCCGTCCAGTGGCTGTTCCTCGACCTCGCGAAGACCGACGTCTCGTACTACATGGTGGGACTCGTGGTGCTCGTCTGTTACCTCGCCATGCAGCGCGTGCTCCACTCGCCGTTCGGTCGCGTGCTCGTCGCCATCCGCGAGAACGAGGAACGCGCCCGTGCCGTCGGCTACGACACGTTCCGGTACAAACTCGCGGCGTTCGCGATCAGCGGCTTCTTCGCCGGCGTCGCCGGCGCGCTGTTCGCGGGCGTCCGGCGGTCGGTATCACCGGATAACTCGCTGTACTTCCTCGTCAGCGGGGACGCCCTGCTGGCCTCCATCATCGGCGGATTCGGCACGCTCGCCGGGCCGCTGTACGGCTGGCTGTTCGACCGGACGCTCCGGGAGTTCCTCTCGAAGACAGGCGGCGGGGGCGGCCTCCTGCCGTTGCTCCGCGAGTACGTCCCCGAGAGCGTGCTCGGCACGCCGGTGTTCAACGGCATGACTGTCGGGCAGGGAATCGAGACGTTCCTGAACGGCCACGCCAGCCTCTACCTCGGCATCGTGTTCGTCGTGTTCGTGCTGTACGTGCCCGGCGGCCTGCTCGGAACGATCCGGAACCGACTCGGCGGAACCGTGGCGAAACGGCTTCCCGACTACCTCGCCAATCTCCGACGATGA
- a CDS encoding helix-turn-helix domain-containing protein, protein MINVSMEMEQYDCPFVHASDSHDVAFSSVHCEAGDDQTEVRMVAEAADRGALETSLESVQTHAEVAEYELFSKVDNVAKFRTVVGSTAAMRTVRDHDGYVTGPFFAEGGTETWHVGFDERARVDDALAALERSHEFDVVGRDDTDDASLHRLVQNAGAAMTLIEGAKDLSDVERETLEAAVSDGYYESPRDATLGTLADRFGVSKPAVSKNLRRGEQKMIQRVIDALNDIE, encoded by the coding sequence ATGATTAACGTTAGCATGGAGATGGAGCAGTACGACTGCCCGTTCGTCCATGCCAGCGACAGCCACGACGTCGCGTTCTCCTCGGTCCACTGCGAGGCCGGTGACGACCAGACGGAGGTACGGATGGTCGCAGAGGCGGCGGACCGAGGCGCGCTCGAAACCAGCCTCGAGTCGGTCCAGACCCACGCGGAGGTGGCGGAGTACGAACTGTTCTCGAAGGTGGACAACGTCGCGAAGTTCCGGACCGTCGTCGGGTCGACGGCGGCGATGCGGACCGTCCGTGACCACGATGGCTACGTCACCGGCCCGTTCTTCGCGGAGGGCGGCACCGAAACGTGGCACGTCGGATTCGACGAGCGGGCGCGCGTAGACGACGCGCTGGCCGCGCTCGAGCGCTCCCACGAATTCGACGTGGTCGGCCGCGACGACACCGACGACGCCTCGCTCCACAGACTCGTGCAGAACGCGGGCGCGGCGATGACGCTCATAGAGGGCGCGAAGGACCTCTCTGACGTCGAACGCGAGACCCTGGAGGCCGCGGTGTCGGACGGCTACTACGAGAGTCCCCGGGACGCCACGCTGGGCACGCTCGCCGACCGCTTCGGCGTCTCGAAACCCGCCGTCTCGAAGAACCTCCGGCGGGGCGAACAGAAGATGATCCAGCGCGTCATCGACGCGCTCAACGACATCGAGTGA
- a CDS encoding alpha/beta fold hydrolase: MESVTRDGVTLAYERDGPADAETVVLVEGLGYGRWMWNWQRDALADEYDVIVPDNRGTGDSDAPEGPYTIAEMATDLDAVLEDAGVERAHVVGASMGGMIAQQYALDFDRTVSLGLLCTSPGGDAATPTPNETQKRMFEVPEGLDDREQIRYKMGPAMTEKLAADDDLLARIVDWRLDSDAPPAARDAQAAAVAGFDASDRLGELDVRVLVLHGDDDRVLPVENARALHDRLPESELDVVEGGPHLFFVEESEDVNDRLLEFLHG; this comes from the coding sequence ATGGAATCGGTGACGCGGGACGGCGTCACGCTGGCCTACGAGCGCGACGGGCCGGCGGACGCCGAGACGGTCGTACTCGTGGAGGGACTCGGGTACGGTCGCTGGATGTGGAACTGGCAGCGCGACGCGCTCGCCGACGAGTACGACGTAATCGTCCCGGACAACCGCGGGACGGGGGACTCGGACGCGCCGGAGGGCCCGTACACGATAGCGGAGATGGCGACGGATCTGGACGCCGTTCTCGAGGACGCTGGCGTCGAGCGGGCGCACGTGGTGGGCGCGAGCATGGGCGGAATGATCGCCCAGCAGTACGCCCTGGACTTCGACCGCACCGTCTCGCTCGGCCTACTCTGTACGTCCCCGGGCGGAGACGCGGCCACGCCGACCCCGAACGAGACCCAGAAGCGGATGTTCGAGGTTCCCGAGGGCCTGGACGACCGCGAGCAGATTCGCTACAAGATGGGGCCGGCGATGACGGAGAAACTGGCAGCGGACGACGACCTGCTCGCACGAATCGTGGATTGGCGACTCGACTCGGACGCGCCGCCGGCGGCCCGAGACGCGCAGGCCGCGGCGGTCGCGGGGTTCGACGCGAGCGACCGCCTCGGTGAACTGGACGTGCGGGTGCTGGTGCTCCACGGCGACGACGACCGCGTGCTCCCCGTGGAAAACGCTCGCGCACTCCACGACCGACTGCCAGAGAGCGAACTCGACGTGGTGGAGGGAGGCCCACACCTGTTCTTCGTGGAGGAGAGCGAGGACGTGAACGACCGACTGCTGGAGTTCCTCCATGGCTGA
- a CDS encoding BREX system ATP-binding domain-containing protein → MNDAFTITDEQQDYSQYDLSENPFPYSPVPAEDPEIYCGQPHVTEKISSTVSSMLSTGKSKHLVVTGKYGNGKSHTLKYTRSLLRDRNDVVVGYVAQPGEGFLDIYHEFIYDLGFNRLQGLAYEYLASVSRDVTDTNPSDASAMESLIDEGDVLLSEIVPEAVRRLSDVTKFADFARAIVHMVYEDTNLYAWQWLTSEGIRYEQRKEMEIHSALDDDTMGVRAFTALKNLLLDLGYTGVFVFVDEFESIARLSPKTEQATLNSIRHLMDQNSSGLCMLFGCAPEVWQDVMSEYHAFSERIGQEVALRPLTAENLFDLVEDYLDRERTVTESEGSVRPFTEDSLELILQRSQGNVRQILSVCSRMLDEAAVEERADITTDFAEEFF, encoded by the coding sequence GACGCATTCACCATCACCGACGAACAGCAGGATTACTCGCAATACGACCTCAGCGAAAATCCCTTCCCGTATAGCCCCGTCCCAGCCGAAGACCCTGAAATCTACTGTGGACAACCGCACGTCACCGAAAAGATCAGCTCAACTGTCTCTTCGATGCTCTCGACGGGCAAGTCGAAACATCTCGTTGTCACTGGGAAGTACGGAAACGGGAAGTCGCACACACTCAAGTATACACGCTCGCTGCTTCGCGACCGCAACGACGTCGTCGTCGGTTACGTGGCCCAGCCAGGAGAGGGATTCCTCGACATCTATCACGAGTTCATCTACGACCTCGGGTTCAACCGCCTCCAAGGGCTCGCCTATGAATATCTCGCCTCAGTTTCTCGTGACGTTACGGACACCAATCCGAGTGATGCGAGCGCAATGGAGTCTCTCATCGATGAGGGTGACGTTCTTCTCTCTGAGATTGTTCCCGAGGCGGTCCGGCGGCTGAGCGACGTAACGAAGTTTGCTGATTTCGCTCGCGCAATCGTCCACATGGTCTACGAGGACACGAACCTCTACGCCTGGCAGTGGCTTACTTCCGAGGGCATCCGCTACGAGCAACGCAAAGAGATGGAGATTCATAGCGCCCTTGACGATGATACAATGGGAGTCCGCGCATTTACTGCGCTAAAGAATCTCCTCCTCGACCTTGGGTACACTGGAGTCTTCGTTTTCGTCGACGAGTTCGAGAGCATTGCTCGCCTCTCACCGAAGACCGAGCAGGCTACCTTAAACAGTATCCGGCACCTCATGGATCAGAACAGTTCTGGGCTCTGCATGCTATTCGGGTGTGCGCCCGAGGTCTGGCAGGACGTTATGAGCGAATACCACGCTTTCAGCGAGCGTATCGGTCAAGAAGTCGCTCTCCGACCACTAACCGCTGAGAACCTCTTCGACCTCGTCGAGGACTATCTCGACAGAGAGCGGACGGTAACCGAATCGGAAGGTTCCGTTCGTCCGTTCACAGAGGATAGTCTTGAACTGATCCTCCAACGTTCTCAAGGGAACGTTCGCCAGATTCTATCGGTTTGCAGTCGGATGCTCGACGAAGCTGCGGTTGAGGAGAGAGCAGATATCACCACAGACTTCGCGGAGGAGTTCTTCTAA
- a CDS encoding branched-chain amino acid ABC transporter permease yields MSAVGTLVEVLASGFAKASLYAMMALGLTLIFGLLGVLNFAHGSFTMVGAYVAGLVMVTFAGTGIAAIAWFLVAGLVAAAVVGGFGAAMEVGLIRRLYDRPPIYQILLTFGVTLVVDELARIVVLFYGMQPRTEWQAALGTKPAFIGDSISVLGGTVNNLELFQIVWGVLTVAAVWAFLTRTRYGLVVRAGSEDDEMAAALGIDVRRVFTVVFALGAGLAGFAGALLMWDSAWGASVPLASETLLPAFVVVIVGGLGTFRGTVIAAVLVGMVDALMTYLFNEGIVTFSGLPELTIFLILVGVLVVRPQGISGLAEVGGH; encoded by the coding sequence ATGAGCGCCGTCGGCACCCTCGTCGAGGTGCTCGCGTCGGGATTCGCGAAGGCGTCCCTGTACGCGATGATGGCGCTCGGCCTCACGCTCATCTTCGGGCTACTCGGCGTGCTGAACTTCGCCCACGGGTCGTTCACGATGGTGGGCGCGTACGTCGCGGGCCTCGTGATGGTGACGTTCGCCGGCACCGGCATCGCCGCAATCGCGTGGTTCCTGGTCGCCGGCCTGGTCGCCGCAGCGGTGGTCGGCGGGTTCGGCGCGGCGATGGAGGTCGGACTCATCCGACGACTGTACGACCGGCCCCCGATCTACCAGATCTTGCTCACGTTCGGCGTGACGCTCGTCGTCGACGAACTCGCGCGCATCGTCGTTCTGTTCTACGGCATGCAACCGCGGACCGAGTGGCAGGCAGCGCTCGGCACCAAGCCCGCGTTCATCGGGGACTCCATCAGCGTGCTCGGCGGCACCGTCAACAACCTCGAGTTGTTCCAGATCGTGTGGGGCGTCCTCACGGTCGCCGCGGTCTGGGCGTTCCTCACCCGCACGCGGTACGGACTCGTCGTGCGAGCGGGGAGCGAGGACGACGAGATGGCGGCCGCGCTCGGCATCGACGTGCGCCGCGTGTTCACCGTCGTCTTCGCGCTCGGCGCGGGCCTCGCTGGCTTCGCGGGCGCGCTCCTCATGTGGGACTCCGCGTGGGGTGCGAGCGTCCCCCTCGCCTCGGAGACGCTGCTCCCGGCGTTCGTCGTCGTCATCGTCGGCGGCCTCGGGACGTTCCGCGGCACGGTCATCGCCGCCGTGCTCGTCGGGATGGTGGACGCGTTGATGACGTACCTCTTCAACGAGGGCATCGTCACGTTCTCCGGGCTTCCGGAACTCACCATCTTCCTCATCCTCGTGGGCGTGCTCGTCGTGCGCCCGCAGGGCATCTCGGGGCTAGCGGAGGTGGGCGGCCATTAG
- a CDS encoding AMP-binding protein, translating into MAEGQFGWVGDWSGRRATLSPDAVALTDATTGDSWTYDELDARANRTARLLREHGVADGERVAVVSRNRPELVDLLFACGKTGGVLAPLSHRLAPPELGELLDDVAPELVVVEEPFAGDVADALGDDADVLPESGGSPESVEPSESVDVLSLAVDGEHSWQSFGDAVPADDSAVETADLSLEDPFMFLHTGGSTGTPKETVLTHGTVTWNATNTVTAWGLRPGDTTPMVFPMFHTGGWNVLTIPLFHVGGHVVLAREFDPADVLGMVDTFEADVLVAVPAVLRMMTEHEGWTDADLSSLRFAKSGGGPCRRVVMETWWERGVDLSQGYGLTECGPNNFAMPEDWPREKADSVGVPAMHVDARVVDDDGEEVPAGDVGELELRGPHAADRYWRNPGETEATFGNQWVSTGDLARVDDEGYVYIEGRKKNMFVSGGENVFPVEVEDAVTDHPDVEDVVVVGVPDETWGTVGKAVVQGDPSFTLDELSAFLDGRLARFKHPRHLAFVEELPTSGPSKIDRDAVRAAHGE; encoded by the coding sequence ATGGCTGAGGGACAGTTCGGCTGGGTCGGCGACTGGAGCGGGCGGCGGGCGACGCTCTCGCCCGACGCCGTCGCGCTCACCGACGCGACGACGGGCGACTCCTGGACGTACGACGAACTCGACGCACGCGCGAACCGCACTGCGCGGTTGCTCCGCGAGCACGGCGTCGCGGACGGGGAGCGCGTCGCGGTGGTGTCGCGGAACCGTCCGGAACTCGTCGACCTGCTGTTCGCGTGCGGGAAGACCGGCGGCGTGCTGGCGCCGCTCTCGCACCGACTCGCGCCGCCCGAACTCGGAGAGTTGCTCGACGACGTCGCGCCCGAACTCGTGGTCGTGGAGGAGCCATTCGCCGGAGACGTAGCGGACGCACTCGGCGACGACGCGGACGTGTTGCCGGAATCCGGGGGGTCGCCGGAGTCCGTTGAGCCGTCGGAGTCTGTGGACGTGCTCTCGCTGGCGGTCGACGGCGAGCACTCCTGGCAGTCCTTCGGGGACGCTGTGCCCGCGGACGATTCGGCCGTGGAGACTGCCGACCTGTCGCTCGAGGACCCGTTCATGTTCCTCCACACTGGCGGGTCGACGGGAACGCCCAAGGAGACGGTGCTGACCCACGGAACGGTCACCTGGAACGCGACGAACACCGTAACCGCGTGGGGCCTACGACCGGGCGACACGACGCCGATGGTGTTCCCGATGTTCCACACGGGCGGGTGGAACGTGCTCACGATTCCGTTGTTCCACGTCGGCGGGCACGTCGTGCTCGCCCGGGAGTTCGACCCCGCGGACGTACTGGGGATGGTCGACACGTTCGAGGCGGACGTGCTGGTCGCGGTGCCCGCGGTCCTCCGGATGATGACCGAACACGAGGGCTGGACGGACGCGGACCTGTCGAGCCTGCGGTTCGCGAAGAGCGGCGGCGGGCCGTGTCGGCGGGTCGTGATGGAGACGTGGTGGGAGCGCGGCGTCGACCTCTCCCAGGGGTACGGCCTCACCGAGTGCGGCCCGAATAATTTCGCGATGCCCGAGGACTGGCCGCGGGAGAAGGCCGACAGCGTCGGCGTGCCGGCGATGCACGTCGACGCGCGGGTCGTGGACGACGACGGCGAGGAGGTGCCGGCGGGCGACGTGGGTGAACTCGAACTCCGGGGCCCGCACGCCGCCGACCGGTACTGGCGGAACCCGGGGGAGACCGAGGCGACGTTCGGAAATCAGTGGGTCTCCACCGGCGACCTCGCGCGCGTTGACGACGAGGGCTACGTCTACATCGAGGGCCGGAAGAAGAACATGTTCGTGAGTGGCGGTGAGAACGTCTTCCCGGTCGAGGTGGAGGACGCGGTGACGGACCACCCGGACGTCGAGGATGTGGTCGTCGTCGGCGTCCCCGACGAGACGTGGGGAACGGTCGGGAAGGCGGTCGTGCAGGGAGACCCGTCGTTCACGCTGGATGAACTCTCGGCGTTCCTCGACGGTCGCCTCGCGCGGTTCAAACATCCTCGACACCTCGCGTTCGTCGAGGAACTCCCGACCAGCGGTCCGTCGAAGATCGACCGCGACGCGGTGCGAGCAGCGCACGGCGAGTAG
- a CDS encoding 3-oxoacyl-ACP synthase — MTVSLTGYGVYTPDRILTGKEIAAESDIPEDVVTEKMGIREKHVCPPDDDHATDMCVAAAEDALADADIDPVDVDVVLYHGSEYKDYVVWSAAANVAERLGAENAHAVESYALCAGAPLAIRQARAQLQTGDVDTALLVAASREEDLVDYGDEDASFMFNFGSGASAMVLERDAGDRTRAVVHESAAVTDGSFSEDVVMPAGGSKQPASHETVDAGLHSLTVASEDMKERIAPVSGPNFLEVADVALDASGFAREDVDFAAITHMKRSFHDWLTDELGLNADDHHYLDEYGHVQSVDQVLALDEGLAAENVDPGDVVLFLAAGTGYTWAATVLEWRG; from the coding sequence ATGACGGTCAGCCTCACCGGTTATGGCGTGTACACGCCCGACCGCATCCTCACGGGCAAGGAGATAGCCGCCGAGAGCGACATTCCGGAGGACGTCGTCACGGAGAAGATGGGTATCCGCGAGAAGCACGTCTGCCCGCCCGACGACGACCACGCGACGGACATGTGCGTGGCGGCAGCGGAGGACGCGCTCGCCGACGCCGACATCGACCCGGTGGACGTCGACGTGGTGCTCTACCACGGCAGCGAGTACAAGGACTACGTCGTGTGGAGCGCCGCCGCGAACGTCGCGGAGCGCCTCGGCGCGGAGAACGCGCACGCCGTCGAGAGCTACGCGCTGTGTGCCGGCGCTCCCCTCGCCATCCGGCAGGCGCGCGCACAACTTCAGACGGGCGATGTCGACACGGCACTGCTCGTCGCCGCGAGCCGCGAGGAGGACCTCGTAGACTACGGCGACGAGGACGCGTCGTTCATGTTCAACTTCGGGAGCGGCGCGTCCGCGATGGTGTTGGAACGCGACGCCGGCGACCGCACGCGCGCGGTCGTCCACGAGAGCGCCGCCGTCACCGACGGCAGTTTCTCCGAGGACGTCGTGATGCCCGCTGGCGGGTCGAAACAGCCTGCGAGCCACGAGACCGTGGACGCCGGCCTCCACTCGCTCACGGTCGCCTCGGAGGACATGAAAGAGCGGATCGCACCCGTCAGCGGCCCGAACTTCCTCGAGGTGGCTGACGTCGCGCTCGACGCTTCGGGGTTCGCACGCGAGGACGTCGACTTCGCCGCCATCACGCACATGAAGCGGTCGTTCCACGACTGGCTGACGGACGAACTCGGCCTGAACGCGGACGACCACCACTACCTCGACGAGTACGGGCACGTCCAGAGCGTCGACCAGGTGCTCGCGCTCGACGAGGGACTCGCGGCAGAGAACGTCGACCCCGGCGACGTCGTGCTGTTTCTCGCGGCCGGGACCGGCTACACGTGGGCGGCGACCGTTCTGGAGTGGCGAGGGTAG
- a CDS encoding ABC transporter substrate-binding protein has protein sequence MTGQSTSRRTVLKSLGAAGIAGLAGCTGIGGSSSPDTMKIGVMQPLSGNIAYYGKHSLWGFLSGLAYKGETDPVSNPSTGTHKVDVGGTTYELVVRDSKFKADEAQSIATNLVQEEEVDMLFGCASSSAARRVITNVLSAVDVPYMAGPAASAGITRKSDTCSDQVFRASENTAMDARSGGKYVAEQSDVNSVYLFGADYSFGRAVVNNYERVLSDAGVEIVGKRFVDSGHSEWQGLLQQAEEAGAEGVVGGFTVSTLPAMFSQFLQGDYSYRLFGGFATEISNAVLGQTLQKELGKPLTQEKLDGVKAGPFTTRYHWNQYDNKINSAFVDKYSSTYGKVPDLFSSGTFTAASAIVQAIQESGSTQAADIQDALTGMTVTDTPKGEGAYTFQEYNNQARSEMTVANVVPTSDEWKDTWGAPIMPSEPLARVPGDEATIPKDSSQMNCSL, from the coding sequence ATGACGGGGCAGAGCACGTCACGTCGAACTGTACTGAAATCGCTCGGCGCCGCAGGCATCGCCGGCCTCGCGGGCTGTACCGGAATCGGCGGCTCGAGCAGTCCTGATACCATGAAAATCGGAGTGATGCAACCACTGTCGGGGAACATCGCGTACTACGGAAAACACTCCCTCTGGGGGTTCCTCTCGGGGCTCGCCTACAAGGGCGAGACGGACCCCGTTTCGAACCCCTCGACGGGGACCCACAAGGTGGACGTCGGGGGAACGACGTACGAACTCGTCGTCCGGGACTCGAAGTTCAAGGCCGACGAGGCCCAGTCCATCGCCACGAACCTCGTGCAGGAGGAGGAGGTCGACATGCTGTTCGGGTGTGCGTCCTCCAGCGCGGCGCGGCGCGTCATCACGAACGTGCTGTCCGCCGTCGACGTCCCGTACATGGCGGGCCCGGCGGCGTCCGCCGGAATCACGCGGAAGTCGGACACCTGCAGTGACCAGGTGTTCCGGGCGAGCGAGAACACCGCGATGGACGCCCGGAGCGGCGGGAAGTACGTCGCCGAGCAGTCCGACGTCAACAGCGTCTACCTGTTCGGCGCGGACTACTCGTTCGGGCGCGCGGTCGTGAACAACTACGAGCGCGTGCTGAGCGACGCGGGCGTCGAAATCGTCGGGAAGCGGTTCGTCGATAGCGGCCACTCCGAGTGGCAGGGCCTCCTCCAGCAGGCCGAGGAGGCGGGCGCAGAGGGCGTCGTCGGCGGGTTCACCGTGTCGACGCTCCCCGCGATGTTCTCGCAGTTCCTGCAGGGAGATTACTCCTACCGACTGTTCGGCGGGTTCGCGACCGAAATCTCGAACGCGGTGCTCGGCCAGACGCTCCAGAAGGAACTCGGCAAGCCGCTCACCCAAGAGAAACTCGACGGCGTGAAGGCCGGCCCGTTCACCACGCGGTACCACTGGAACCAGTACGACAACAAGATCAACAGCGCGTTCGTCGACAAGTACTCCTCGACGTACGGGAAGGTGCCGGACCTGTTCAGTTCAGGCACGTTCACGGCGGCCTCCGCCATCGTGCAGGCCATCCAGGAGTCCGGGTCGACGCAGGCCGCGGACATCCAGGACGCGCTCACCGGGATGACGGTGACGGACACCCCGAAGGGCGAGGGCGCGTACACGTTCCAGGAGTACAACAACCAGGCGCGCTCGGAGATGACCGTCGCGAACGTCGTGCCGACGAGCGACGAGTGGAAGGACACCTGGGGCGCCCCCATCATGCCGAGCGAACCGCTCGCTCGCGTGCCCGGTGACGAGGCGACAATTCCCAAGGACAGCAGTCAGATGAACTGCTCGCTGTAG
- a CDS encoding ABC transporter ATP-binding protein — MSLLEIEDIQTYYGESHVLEGVSLEVERGEVVALVGRNGVGKTTTLRSVLQLTPPRAGDVRYDGESLVGLDTHEVADRGVGWIPEDRRVFAHLTVEENVTLSIPPGGDERAGLETAYEAFPDLRDISDREAGSLSGGQQQMLSIARGLVNENDLLLVDEPSEGLAPLIVENVADSLQSVAEDTTLLLVEQNLPLALDIADRFYVLDNGRVVDEDTTDGVTTDDERFQRLSA, encoded by the coding sequence GTGAGCCTCCTCGAGATCGAGGACATCCAGACGTACTACGGCGAGAGCCACGTCCTCGAGGGCGTCTCCCTGGAGGTCGAACGCGGCGAGGTCGTCGCGCTCGTCGGGCGGAACGGCGTCGGGAAGACGACGACGCTCCGGTCCGTCCTCCAGTTGACGCCGCCCAGAGCGGGCGACGTGCGCTACGACGGCGAGAGCCTCGTCGGCCTCGACACTCACGAGGTCGCCGACCGTGGCGTCGGATGGATTCCCGAGGACCGCCGCGTGTTCGCCCACCTCACCGTCGAGGAGAACGTCACGCTGTCTATCCCGCCGGGCGGTGACGAACGGGCGGGACTGGAGACGGCCTACGAGGCGTTCCCGGACCTCCGGGACATCTCGGACCGTGAAGCGGGTTCGCTGTCGGGCGGCCAGCAGCAGATGCTGTCTATCGCGCGCGGCCTCGTCAACGAGAACGACCTGCTGCTCGTGGACGAACCCAGCGAAGGACTCGCGCCACTCATCGTCGAGAACGTCGCGGACTCCCTGCAGTCCGTCGCAGAGGACACGACGCTGCTGCTCGTCGAACAGAACCTCCCGCTCGCGCTCGACATCGCGGACCGGTTCTACGTGCTCGACAACGGCCGCGTCGTCGACGAAGACACCACCGACGGGGTCACGACCGACGACGAGCGATTCCAGAGGTTGTCAGCATGA
- a CDS encoding MaoC family dehydratase — MPVAAVGDTTTSAVTVTEETIEAYADLSGDHNPIHEDDGYASETMFGGRIAHGMLSAAPVSAALADLPGDIVYLSQDLTFENPVFPGDTVTARVEVTEELGGDRLRVETVAETDETVVSGEAVVLSVPHES; from the coding sequence ATGCCAGTCGCAGCCGTCGGCGACACCACTACGTCCGCCGTCACCGTCACCGAGGAGACCATCGAAGCGTACGCCGACCTATCGGGTGACCACAACCCCATCCACGAGGACGACGGCTACGCCAGCGAGACGATGTTCGGCGGTCGAATCGCCCACGGGATGCTCTCCGCAGCCCCCGTCAGCGCCGCGCTCGCCGACCTTCCCGGGGACATCGTCTACCTCTCCCAGGACCTCACCTTCGAGAACCCGGTCTTCCCGGGTGACACCGTCACCGCGCGCGTCGAAGTCACGGAGGAACTGGGCGGTGACCGGCTCCGCGTCGAGACAGTCGCCGAGACCGACGAGACCGTGGTGTCCGGCGAGGCGGTCGTGCTCTCGGTCCCGCACGAGAGCTGA